From one Nocardioides sp. Kera G14 genomic stretch:
- a CDS encoding adenosine deaminase — MTTPDLALESIRELPKVVLHDHLDGGLRPSTVLELAHEIGHELPADDLEGLQTWFRDSADSGSLVSYLETFEHTIAVMQTQDALARVAFEAAEDLARDGVVYAEIRQAPELNTAGGLSIDQVVAAIQSGYDEASAKYGIVARQLLCGMRQADRWEETARAVVDFKGYGVVGFDIAGPELGFPPALQASAFEMLRHELCHITIHAGEADGLDSIAGALYQGAERLGHGVRIVDDITRDEDGVDGSGWVLGPLASYVRDRGIALEVAPTSNLQTGAAGATSIETHPFGLLADLGFNVTINTDNRLMSHTSVSEETWKLVQAFGYDLDDLELFTLNALHAAFLPLPDRMGLIQDVILPGYDALRA, encoded by the coding sequence ATGACGACGCCCGACCTCGCGCTGGAATCCATCCGCGAGCTCCCCAAGGTCGTCCTGCACGACCACCTCGACGGCGGCCTGCGGCCCTCGACCGTCCTGGAGCTCGCCCATGAGATCGGCCACGAGCTGCCCGCCGACGACCTGGAGGGCCTGCAGACGTGGTTCCGCGACTCGGCCGACAGCGGGTCACTCGTCTCCTACCTCGAGACCTTCGAGCACACCATCGCCGTCATGCAGACCCAGGACGCGCTGGCCCGCGTCGCCTTCGAGGCCGCGGAGGATCTGGCACGCGATGGCGTGGTCTACGCCGAGATCCGCCAAGCGCCGGAGCTCAACACCGCCGGCGGCCTCTCCATCGACCAGGTCGTCGCGGCGATCCAGTCCGGCTACGACGAGGCGTCCGCCAAGTACGGCATCGTTGCCCGCCAGCTGCTCTGCGGCATGCGGCAGGCCGACCGGTGGGAGGAGACTGCCCGGGCGGTCGTCGACTTCAAGGGGTACGGCGTCGTCGGATTCGACATCGCCGGGCCGGAGCTCGGCTTCCCGCCGGCCCTGCAGGCCTCGGCGTTCGAGATGCTGCGCCACGAGCTGTGCCACATCACCATCCACGCCGGTGAGGCCGACGGCCTCGACTCGATCGCGGGCGCGCTCTACCAGGGCGCCGAGCGGCTGGGCCACGGGGTGCGGATCGTCGATGACATCACGCGCGATGAGGACGGCGTCGACGGCTCGGGCTGGGTGCTCGGCCCCTTGGCGTCGTACGTGCGTGACCGGGGTATCGCCCTCGAGGTCGCGCCGACGTCGAACCTTCAGACCGGGGCGGCCGGGGCGACCTCCATCGAGACGCACCCGTTCGGGCTGCTCGCCGACCTCGGCTTCAACGTCACCATCAACACGGACAACCGGCTGATGTCCCACACCTCGGTGAGCGAGGAGACGTGGAAGCTGGTGCAGGCGTTCGGCTACGACCTCGACGACCTCGAGCTCTTCACCCTCAATGCCCTGCACGCCGCCTTCCTCCCGCTGCCCGACCGGATGGGCCTGATCCAGGACGTCATCCTGCCGGGCTACGACGCGCTGCGCGCCTGA
- a CDS encoding SRPBCC family protein translates to MPTIHVSTHCDAPVEQVFEYAADHTRVPEWFYGLTSWKPLTEQTRGIGARFEGTVHLGATLRSTVEAVDFVENELIAITSVKGFPNASRWQFTPSEGGTRVDCELTYDFPGGLAGKALAKVVEPFVKIAVAHATKEFTERAAAPR, encoded by the coding sequence ATGCCCACGATCCACGTCTCCACGCACTGCGATGCGCCCGTCGAGCAGGTCTTCGAGTACGCCGCTGACCACACCAGGGTGCCGGAGTGGTTCTACGGCCTCACCTCGTGGAAGCCGCTCACCGAGCAGACCCGCGGCATCGGTGCGCGGTTCGAGGGCACGGTCCACCTCGGTGCCACCCTCAGGTCGACCGTCGAGGCCGTCGACTTCGTCGAGAACGAGCTGATCGCGATCACGTCGGTCAAGGGTTTTCCCAACGCCTCACGCTGGCAGTTCACGCCGTCGGAGGGCGGGACGCGGGTCGACTGCGAGCTGACCTACGACTTCCCCGGCGGCCTGGCCGGCAAGGCGTTGGCCAAGGTGGTCGAGCCGTTCGTGAAGATCGCCGTCGCGCACGCGACGAAGGAATTCACCGAGCGCGCCGCGGCCCCTCGCTGA